The Solanum pennellii chromosome 7, SPENNV200 DNA segment TCATGATTCTAATTACAATGTGATTGCAGACCTGATGCCACCCTCACCTGGAATGGATGCATTGTCGAAACAGGTTCTCTTTGCTTCTTCATCTCATAATGGAATTCAATAACTTTCTCAGTTTTCCTTTATTGATTAATTACATACCTCCTTGTGCTTTGTCTTTGTTTCATTCTTTGGAATGCATTAACCACGAAGAGAAGGTAAATGCTATCTTTCTTTAAAAGCTGATACCCGTACATTATAAAGGTTCTTGACGTAGGATTAGAAGGTTTGCTTGTTTTTGAGGTTTTAAAGTTCCATCCTGAATAATTCTTAAGTGAAATCTTCATGCGCAACTAGATTGGAAGGTGATATAAGGTTGTAGATACTTCAAGCGTAAATGAGCTTGAAGTACTACACTATTTGagtgtttttgtgcttgtcttTTTTCTAAGAGATCTCATTTTGCATTACGAGCAGAAGTTCTCTCATCAAGTCGACAGCAGTGGAATAAAGTCTTTTTTAACCATAGCGGGGGATATCATGGATGGTCCCGTGAAGGTAACACAAGGCCAACAATCATCTATTGTTCACCGTCGAAATATTGACCTTCTAAAGTCGCTGAGGCATCCGCGTCACTATGGCCGTCATTATTCTCGACGAAGGTCTGCCAGTAATGCTGAGGCATCAGCTTCCCATGGTGGTTATACGCCTTCTTATGATGAGAAGTGGTCTATAAAGATGGCAAGCAAATGCTCTACAGATTCTGGACATGACACAGGTTCACCTTATGTCCTTTACTCAAGACTTaactcttttaattcatttgacGTAAACCTCATCCGTAATCACCTGAAAATCGCTTGGCGCTTGGCATGAACCTTCTTCTTATAACTGAAACCTCATATAAAACTAAGTAGTTTCACATAGACCTTTGTGCCTCGGAGGCCAAGTCGTTGTCAGGATATAAGACAAACAGTAATTTTGATAGTAGCTCAGTGTTACATCACAGTGAGagtttctcttttcctttagtATTTGTCTAGCACGATTCTCGTGTTTCTGTTGAATCTAACTTGAAAAACCAGAGCTTGAAACATGTCTCACTTCATTTACTTTGCATTCTCTGGTCAGATGATAGACAAAAAACAGTTCACAGAACAGAAGGTGTTCCGTCCAGTTCATTGGCAACGACGAGGGTGATATCATCCGATGCAGGAGAACTCTTTTGTGTACTATGCAATAAGTTTTTGAAGAAGGAACCCTACATTGTCCTTGAAAACAGTTTGCCTATAGGCGAGACGTCTATAGTGGCAGTATTAGCTTGTGGTCATCTTTACCATGCTGATTGTTTGGAACAGAGAACGAACCGTGAAGATAGACAGGATCCGCCCTGTCCAATTTGTCTCGGCTTGGTTTCTCACGTCGATGCATCAGTAGAACTGGATTGAGTAGTAGGTCAGCTTTTTTACCTGGATATACTGTTCATCTTTTTGGAGATTGGTTTCATCTAAGGAGATACAATCTTGTACatgattttgaatgttttttttgtttgtatcttcaaatattgtatagtaagaagttgaaaaatgataaatgtGGATGATGTATGGtaactttttaaatgttgca contains these protein-coding regions:
- the LOC107024624 gene encoding uncharacterized protein LOC107024624 — translated: MGKRKRRADLNKTPPPADLMPPSPGMDALSKQKFSHQVDSSGIKSFLTIAGDIMDGPVKVTQGQQSSIVHRRNIDLLKSLRHPRHYGRHYSRRRSASNAEASASHGGYTPSYDEKWSIKMASKCSTDSGHDTDDRQKTVHRTEGVPSSSLATTRVISSDAGELFCVLCNKFLKKEPYIVLENSLPIGETSIVAVLACGHLYHADCLEQRTNREDRQDPPCPICLGLVSHVDASVELD